A genomic window from Arthrobacter sp. FW305-BF8 includes:
- a CDS encoding amino acid transporter, with product MTTMSRPPADPSELRRTRRQRLHSWLLLGLQDSKGSHQGPGGLTAAHERKHPWWQVMCLTGVDYFSTLGYQPAIAALAAGVISPLATLVLVAVTLFGALPVYRRVAGESSHGEGSIAMLERLLPRWGGKLFVLVLLGFAATDFMITMTLSAADATAHLIQNPYAPVWLQGQEVTVTLVLLALLAAVFLRGFKEAIGIAVVLVAVYLGLNVVVVARAAVETLGHPTAVGDWWQALGTSHGNPALAVAIALLVFPKLALGLSGFETGVAVMPQVRGRDTDTEENPAGRVEGTRRMLTTAALIMSAFLIASSFTTVILIPAAEFEPGGQANGRALAFLAHEYLGNGFGTVYDLSTIAILWFAGASAMAGLLNLVPRYLPRYGMAPEWAKAVRPLVLVFGLIAFLVTVLFEADVDAQGGAYATGVLVLMTSAAVAVALSARRRRQRNRTVGFGLIALVFIYTTVANVVERPEGIRIAAFFIAGIIVISLLSRIGRSFELHATHVRLDRTALEFVAADESGPIGIIAHEPRRLTAEAYRQKLTSAIEVSHLPVHYEALFLEVIVDDSSDFETELQVRGVVRHGYRVLEVHGPVVPNTIASVLLHIRDVTGLMPHIYFRWTEGNPVVNLLRFLFLGEGEIAPVTREVLREAEPDVTRRPWVHVG from the coding sequence ATGACAACCATGAGCCGCCCGCCGGCGGACCCCTCGGAGCTGCGCCGCACCCGAAGGCAGCGGCTGCACAGCTGGCTGCTGCTGGGCCTCCAGGACAGCAAGGGTTCCCACCAGGGACCCGGCGGGCTGACCGCCGCCCACGAGCGGAAGCATCCGTGGTGGCAGGTCATGTGCCTGACCGGCGTGGACTACTTCTCCACCCTCGGTTACCAGCCCGCCATCGCCGCGCTAGCGGCCGGCGTCATTTCCCCGCTGGCCACGCTGGTCCTGGTTGCCGTCACCCTGTTCGGGGCACTGCCGGTGTACCGCCGCGTGGCGGGCGAAAGCTCCCACGGCGAGGGGTCCATCGCCATGCTGGAGCGGCTGCTCCCCCGCTGGGGCGGCAAGCTATTCGTCCTGGTGTTGCTCGGCTTCGCGGCGACGGACTTCATGATCACCATGACTCTCTCCGCCGCCGACGCCACGGCGCACCTCATCCAGAATCCGTACGCCCCGGTATGGCTGCAGGGGCAGGAGGTGACGGTGACCCTCGTTCTCCTGGCCCTGCTCGCTGCCGTGTTCCTGCGCGGGTTCAAGGAGGCGATCGGCATCGCCGTCGTCCTGGTGGCGGTCTATCTGGGACTGAACGTCGTGGTGGTGGCGAGGGCCGCCGTCGAAACGCTGGGCCACCCGACCGCCGTCGGGGACTGGTGGCAGGCCCTGGGGACCTCGCACGGCAACCCGGCGCTCGCCGTCGCCATAGCCCTGCTGGTGTTCCCGAAACTGGCGCTTGGCCTGTCCGGCTTCGAAACCGGCGTGGCGGTCATGCCGCAGGTCCGCGGCCGGGACACGGACACGGAGGAGAACCCGGCGGGCCGCGTCGAGGGGACCCGGCGCATGCTGACCACCGCCGCGCTGATCATGAGCGCGTTCCTCATCGCCAGCAGCTTCACCACGGTGATCCTCATTCCGGCAGCCGAATTCGAGCCGGGCGGCCAGGCCAATGGGCGTGCCCTCGCCTTCCTGGCCCATGAATACCTGGGGAACGGGTTCGGCACCGTCTACGACCTCAGTACCATCGCCATCCTGTGGTTCGCCGGGGCGTCGGCGATGGCCGGGCTGCTGAACCTCGTGCCGCGGTACCTGCCGCGCTACGGGATGGCGCCGGAGTGGGCCAAGGCCGTCCGGCCCCTGGTCCTGGTTTTCGGCCTCATTGCCTTCCTGGTCACCGTTCTTTTCGAGGCCGACGTCGACGCCCAGGGCGGTGCCTACGCCACCGGCGTGCTGGTGCTCATGACCTCCGCGGCCGTGGCTGTGGCGCTGTCCGCGCGGCGCCGCCGGCAGCGGAACCGTACCGTGGGCTTCGGGCTGATCGCGCTGGTGTTCATCTACACGACTGTCGCAAACGTTGTTGAGCGGCCCGAGGGCATCCGCATTGCCGCGTTCTTCATCGCCGGCATCATCGTCATCTCGCTGCTGTCCAGGATCGGGCGGTCCTTCGAGCTGCACGCCACCCACGTCCGCCTCGACCGGACGGCGCTGGAATTCGTCGCCGCGGACGAGAGCGGCCCCATCGGCATCATCGCGCACGAACCGCGCAGGCTGACGGCGGAGGCGTACCGGCAGAAACTGACTTCCGCCATCGAGGTAAGCCACCTCCCGGTCCACTATGAGGCGCTGTTCCTGGAGGTGATCGTCGACGACTCGTCCGACTTCGAGACCGAACTGCAGGTGAGGGGCGTCGTGCGGCACGGCTACCGGGTGCTGGAGGTGCACGGGCCCGTGGTGCCGAACACCATCGCCTCCGTGCTCCTGCACATCCGGGACGTCACCGGGCTCATGCCGCACATCTACTTCCGCTGGACCGAGGGCAATCCGGTGGTGAACCTGCTGCGCTTCCTGTTCCTCGGCGAGGGTGAGATCGCCCCGGTCACCCGGGAGGTGCTGCGTGAAGCCGAACCGGATGTCACCAGGCGTCCATGGGTGCATGTGGGGTGA
- a CDS encoding ATP-binding protein — protein MAGERIVIGLSGGLEGEILIRRAAKVLDGAGGGDLLAVHIRSAEGASGESTSALESQRRLVVELGGSYHTVAADDPVEALLGFASHVGATRLLIGQSRAHPLARLLSGGTETRIIRRAGDLDVQVVPHPLAGHGTGRRRQRDLGRVRVAIGFVLAAAVPILMQLALAVIEHSVATAVLVQLAGAVAVALVGGLWPAVAGALWSSLLVNYFSTPPLGELAISDPQDLLSLGVFVGVSVAVAGVVDTSARRSKEAARARAEAATLGELSRGATRAEDTVGNLLEQALDVFGVRGAALFSGSAFEPASGAGPGPRLLASAGELTEDEREGTGFAEHTVEPVDDGTWLVLFGRTVPAADSSLLGAFAAHVLAQLERQQLAASRLEVLRLAEGNTMRTAILRAVSHDLRTPLAGIKLAVGGLLQTAVTYPPEEKQELLETIDECSDRLDVLVGNLLDMSRITADSVRPLLKPVRWLDVVPPALRGIPAGSVRVELPPNPPAVDADSVLLERVIANIAENAVKYAPASDIKVTAAAGGLSGAVLNGHPAGELRIIDHGRGVPGRNVPAMFRPFQRLDDVSQSTGVGLGLAVARGFVSAMGGSLAAEETPGGGLTMVIRLPLSTGHDSTGADGGTSAVVPGVSVPGVSPAVPSQETAQ, from the coding sequence ATGGCAGGGGAACGGATCGTCATTGGCTTGTCGGGAGGCCTAGAGGGGGAGATCCTGATCCGCCGTGCCGCCAAGGTCCTGGACGGTGCCGGCGGTGGTGACCTGCTGGCCGTGCACATCCGTTCCGCGGAGGGTGCGTCGGGCGAATCCACCAGCGCCCTCGAATCCCAGCGCCGCCTGGTGGTGGAGCTGGGCGGCAGCTACCACACCGTCGCCGCCGATGATCCCGTCGAAGCACTCCTGGGGTTCGCGTCCCACGTGGGCGCAACCCGGCTGCTCATCGGCCAGTCGCGCGCGCATCCACTGGCCAGGCTCCTTTCGGGCGGCACCGAGACGCGGATCATCCGCCGTGCGGGCGACCTCGACGTGCAGGTGGTGCCGCATCCGCTGGCCGGGCACGGCACGGGCCGCCGGCGGCAGCGGGACCTTGGCCGTGTGCGCGTCGCAATCGGATTCGTGCTGGCCGCGGCCGTCCCCATCCTGATGCAGCTCGCGCTCGCCGTCATCGAGCACAGCGTGGCAACCGCCGTCCTGGTCCAGCTCGCCGGGGCCGTGGCCGTGGCGCTCGTGGGCGGACTCTGGCCGGCCGTCGCCGGAGCGCTCTGGAGCAGCCTGCTGGTCAACTACTTCTCCACGCCGCCACTCGGTGAGCTGGCCATCAGCGACCCGCAGGACCTGCTTTCCCTCGGCGTGTTCGTGGGCGTCTCGGTGGCCGTGGCCGGCGTGGTGGACACGTCCGCACGCCGCTCCAAGGAGGCCGCCCGGGCGCGCGCCGAGGCGGCCACGCTCGGCGAGCTCTCGCGCGGAGCCACCCGCGCCGAGGATACCGTGGGCAATCTTCTGGAACAGGCGCTGGACGTCTTTGGGGTCCGCGGCGCGGCTCTCTTCAGCGGGTCCGCGTTCGAACCCGCATCCGGCGCCGGTCCCGGCCCGCGGCTGCTCGCGAGTGCCGGCGAGCTGACGGAGGATGAACGGGAGGGCACGGGTTTCGCCGAGCACACCGTGGAACCGGTCGACGACGGCACCTGGCTGGTGCTGTTCGGCAGGACCGTGCCGGCTGCCGACAGCAGCCTGCTGGGCGCGTTCGCCGCGCACGTGCTGGCCCAGCTGGAGCGCCAGCAGCTGGCCGCCAGCCGCCTCGAGGTGCTGAGGCTGGCCGAGGGAAACACCATGCGCACCGCCATCCTGCGTGCCGTCTCGCACGACCTCCGCACGCCGCTCGCCGGAATCAAACTCGCCGTCGGCGGTCTCCTGCAGACCGCGGTCACGTATCCCCCCGAGGAGAAACAGGAACTGTTGGAAACCATCGACGAATGCTCGGACCGGCTGGACGTCCTGGTGGGCAACCTCCTCGACATGTCCAGGATCACCGCCGACTCAGTCCGTCCCCTGCTGAAGCCCGTTCGTTGGCTCGATGTTGTGCCTCCCGCTCTGCGTGGCATTCCGGCGGGGAGCGTGCGGGTGGAACTGCCGCCGAACCCTCCCGCCGTCGACGCCGATTCAGTGCTGCTGGAGCGCGTCATCGCCAATATCGCGGAGAACGCGGTCAAGTACGCCCCGGCCTCGGACATAAAGGTGACGGCAGCGGCGGGCGGGCTTAGTGGCGCGGTCCTCAACGGCCACCCGGCAGGTGAACTGAGGATCATCGACCACGGACGCGGTGTCCCGGGCCGGAACGTGCCCGCGATGTTCCGGCCGTTCCAGCGCCTGGACGATGTGTCCCAGTCCACCGGCGTGGGCCTGGGATTGGCCGTCGCGAGGGGGTTCGTCTCGGCCATGGGCGGCAGCCTGGCGGCAGAGGAGACGCCCGGCGGGGGACTCACCATGGTCATCCGGCTTCCCCTGTCAACGGGGCATGACTCAACCGGGGCTGACGGCGGGACCTCCGCCGTCGTTCCCGGCGTTTCAGTGCCCGGTGTTTCACCTGCCGTACCTTCCCAGGAGACTGCCCAGTGA
- a CDS encoding response regulator: protein MTGVLVVDDDQHLLKALRITLQAHGYTVETAADGEAALIAASRNPPGLVVLDLGLPDMDGAAVLRELRRWSSAPVLVLSARHGSSDKVDALDAGADDYITKPFGLEELLARLRALLRRAPETAEPSTVDTAEFSVDLGRRMVTRNGEPVRLTPTEWSILELLVRNPGKLITQQQILATVWGPAYEKEANYLRVYMAQLRRKLEADTGNPRHLLTEAGVGYRFRP from the coding sequence GTGACCGGCGTCCTCGTCGTCGACGACGACCAGCACCTGCTGAAGGCGCTGCGGATCACACTGCAGGCGCACGGCTACACCGTGGAGACGGCCGCGGACGGCGAGGCCGCGCTGATTGCTGCCTCCCGCAATCCGCCCGGGCTTGTTGTTCTGGATCTTGGACTGCCGGACATGGACGGCGCGGCGGTCCTCAGGGAGCTACGCCGGTGGAGCTCCGCCCCGGTCCTGGTGCTCTCGGCCCGGCACGGTTCGTCGGACAAGGTGGACGCCCTCGACGCCGGCGCGGACGATTACATCACCAAGCCCTTCGGGCTGGAGGAACTCCTGGCCCGGCTCCGCGCGCTCCTGCGGCGCGCGCCGGAAACCGCCGAGCCCTCCACCGTGGACACCGCGGAGTTCAGCGTGGACCTGGGGCGGCGGATGGTCACCCGGAACGGTGAGCCTGTCCGGCTCACTCCCACGGAGTGGAGCATCCTTGAACTCCTGGTGCGGAACCCCGGCAAGCTCATCACCCAGCAGCAGATCCTGGCCACCGTCTGGGGGCCAGCCTACGAGAAGGAAGCCAACTACCTCCGGGTGTACATGGCCCAGCTCCGGCGCAAGCTGGAGGCGGACACAGGCAACCCGCGCCATCTGCTGACGGAGGCCGGCGTGGGCTACCGCTTCCGGCCCTGA
- a CDS encoding VOC family protein, with protein sequence MSTLLNPYLSFRDTARDAMTFYQSVFGGDLALSTFGEFHASEDPAESDKIMHGMLTSEKGLVLMGADTPNSMDYSPGNNISVSLSGDDEAELRGYYDKLSGDGGSVTVPMEKAPWGDIFGMCTDKFGIAWLVNVSGASAAPGS encoded by the coding sequence GTGTCCACCCTGCTCAACCCGTACCTCAGCTTCCGTGACACCGCCCGCGACGCCATGACCTTCTACCAGTCGGTGTTCGGCGGCGACCTGGCACTCAGCACCTTCGGGGAGTTCCACGCCAGTGAAGATCCTGCCGAGTCGGACAAGATCATGCACGGGATGCTGACCTCGGAGAAGGGGCTCGTGCTCATGGGAGCCGACACCCCCAACTCCATGGACTATTCACCGGGGAACAACATCTCGGTATCGCTCAGCGGGGACGACGAGGCGGAACTTCGCGGTTACTACGACAAACTCTCCGGCGACGGAGGCTCCGTCACCGTCCCGATGGAGAAGGCGCCATGGGGCGACATCTTCGGCATGTGCACCGACAAGTTCGGCATCGCGTGGCTGGTAAACGTCAGCGGAGCCTCGGCAGCGCCCGGTTCCTAG
- a CDS encoding phosphoketolase family protein: MYLQDNALLREPLQPEHIKPRLLGHWGTGPGLSLIYAHLNRLIKKTSAEVLFIAGPGHGGPSVVANVYLEGTYSEIYPEVSRDAAGLRRLARQFSTPGGVGSHVGPATPGSIHEGGELGYSLMHATGAVMDNPGLIAACVVGDGEAETGPLAASWTAPFFLNAARDGAVLPILHLNGAKISGPTVLGRRPDADVEALLSANGWEPVTVSGDQPEKVHRALAAALDSAYAIIRNIQQAARGAGSGASGSGSNLATAPRWPAIILRTPKGWTGPESVDGTPVEGTFRAHQVPLSGVRDNPEHLALLEQWMRSYQPESLFDDDGRLLPELAALAPEGRLRMGAAPLANGQPSVPLEIPDLAQYAVDPGQPGSTSIETTKPLGELFRDLYTGTKDNPRFRLFCPDETNSNRLGAVFEATDRCLMLPGNGGDNGGGDSHVSPDGRVMEVLSEHLCQGWLEGYLLTGRHGFFASYEAFAMVSASMTVQHAKWLQHARELEWRSPVPSLNILLTSTCWRNDHNGFSHQGPGLIDTVLSLSGEVTRIYLPPDTNTLLAAAEHTLLSQDYVNLVVVDKQSHPQYLTLAEARAHAEAGASIWEWAGNEDGSGTEPDVVLACAGDIPTEEALAAAWLLQRHVPDATVRVVNVMDAMVLPPRNVHPHGLDDGTFTSLFTDSCEVVVAWHGYARSFHQLLHGRPNPDRFHVRGYSQQGTTTTPFDMVVVNRMSRYHLALEALRRMPRQFDGAEALADYCNQQLDAHAEYIREHFEDLPGIRDWVWSPPGS; this comes from the coding sequence ATCTACCTCCAGGACAATGCCCTGCTTCGGGAGCCGCTGCAGCCGGAACACATTAAGCCGAGGCTGCTGGGGCACTGGGGCACCGGTCCCGGGCTGTCGCTGATCTACGCCCACCTGAACCGGCTGATCAAGAAAACGTCGGCCGAGGTCCTGTTCATTGCCGGCCCGGGCCACGGCGGACCGTCGGTGGTGGCGAACGTCTACCTCGAGGGCACGTACTCCGAGATCTACCCTGAGGTCAGCCGCGACGCCGCCGGGCTGCGCCGGCTGGCCAGGCAGTTTTCGACGCCGGGCGGTGTGGGCAGCCACGTGGGTCCGGCAACGCCCGGGTCCATCCACGAGGGCGGCGAGCTGGGCTACTCGCTGATGCACGCCACCGGCGCGGTGATGGATAACCCGGGCCTCATCGCCGCCTGCGTGGTGGGCGACGGCGAGGCCGAGACGGGCCCGCTGGCCGCCTCGTGGACGGCGCCGTTCTTCCTCAACGCGGCGCGGGACGGCGCGGTCCTGCCCATCCTGCACCTCAACGGGGCCAAGATTTCCGGGCCGACAGTCCTGGGACGCCGCCCCGACGCGGACGTCGAGGCATTGCTAAGTGCCAACGGCTGGGAACCCGTAACAGTGTCCGGCGACCAGCCCGAGAAGGTCCACCGCGCCCTGGCCGCCGCCCTGGACAGTGCATATGCAATCATCCGGAACATCCAGCAGGCCGCCCGGGGCGCCGGTTCCGGTGCTTCCGGCTCCGGCAGTAATCTGGCGACGGCGCCTCGCTGGCCGGCGATCATCCTGCGGACCCCCAAGGGCTGGACCGGACCGGAGTCCGTGGACGGCACCCCGGTGGAAGGCACGTTCCGTGCGCACCAGGTTCCCCTGTCCGGTGTCAGGGACAACCCGGAGCACCTGGCGCTGCTGGAGCAATGGATGCGCTCCTACCAGCCCGAATCCCTGTTCGACGACGACGGCCGGCTCCTCCCCGAACTGGCCGCTCTGGCGCCCGAAGGCAGGCTCCGGATGGGAGCGGCGCCGTTGGCCAACGGCCAGCCGTCCGTCCCGCTGGAGATACCTGACCTGGCCCAGTACGCCGTCGACCCCGGCCAGCCCGGTTCGACCAGCATCGAAACCACCAAGCCGCTGGGTGAGCTGTTCCGCGACCTCTACACCGGAACGAAGGACAACCCTCGGTTCCGGCTGTTCTGCCCGGACGAAACCAACAGCAACAGGCTGGGCGCCGTGTTTGAGGCCACCGACCGCTGCCTGATGCTGCCGGGGAACGGCGGGGATAACGGCGGCGGGGACAGCCACGTCTCTCCGGACGGCCGCGTCATGGAGGTGCTCTCCGAGCACCTCTGCCAGGGTTGGCTGGAGGGCTACCTGCTGACCGGGCGGCACGGGTTCTTCGCCAGCTACGAGGCCTTCGCCATGGTCAGCGCCTCGATGACCGTCCAGCACGCCAAGTGGCTGCAGCACGCCCGGGAGCTGGAATGGCGCTCGCCGGTGCCGAGCCTGAACATCCTGCTGACCTCCACCTGCTGGCGCAACGACCACAACGGCTTCAGCCACCAGGGCCCGGGCCTGATCGACACCGTGCTGTCCCTGTCCGGTGAAGTGACGAGAATCTACCTGCCGCCGGACACCAACACTCTTCTGGCGGCGGCAGAACACACCCTGCTCAGCCAGGACTATGTGAACCTGGTCGTCGTCGACAAGCAGTCACACCCCCAGTACCTGACCCTGGCGGAAGCCCGCGCGCACGCCGAGGCCGGAGCCTCCATTTGGGAGTGGGCCGGCAACGAGGACGGCAGCGGCACTGAACCGGACGTCGTCCTCGCCTGCGCCGGCGACATCCCCACTGAGGAGGCACTCGCGGCGGCCTGGCTGCTGCAGCGCCACGTTCCCGATGCCACCGTGCGCGTGGTGAACGTCATGGACGCCATGGTTCTTCCGCCGCGCAACGTGCACCCGCACGGGCTCGACGACGGGACGTTCACTTCGCTGTTCACAGACAGCTGCGAGGTGGTGGTGGCATGGCACGGCTACGCCCGCTCGTTCCACCAGCTCCTGCACGGGCGGCCGAACCCGGACCGGTTCCACGTCCGCGGCTACAGCCAGCAGGGCACCACCACCACGCCGTTCGACATGGTGGTGGTCAACCGGATGAGCCGCTACCACCTGGCGTTGGAGGCGCTGCGCCGGATGCCGCGGCAGTTCGACGGCGCGGAGGCCCTGGCCGATTACTGCAACCAGCAGCTGGACGCCCATGCCGAATACATCCGGGAGCACTTCGAGGATTTGCCCGGCATCCGCGACTGGGTATGGTCGCCGCCCGGTTCCTAA
- a CDS encoding HAD domain-containing protein, whose translation MGITASNGDAALTGDTLKGDTALKGDPGNRVTLYLDVDGVVCPFGPTGTTPWDSAWRYTFAGMLEVSYAAELVTALNRLSLQPGLRCVWLTSWEELAPAVLCPVTGLEGSTWPVLTADGAGSGAEWWKLEAIQADVGRNTPERIIWVDDQLAFEGRAQAWARILGRRALLVSPDPRTGLSPRQLEAIRAFSRPPDRQA comes from the coding sequence GTGGGAATCACAGCGTCGAATGGGGACGCCGCGCTAACGGGGGACACGCTCAAGGGAGACACCGCGCTCAAGGGAGACCCCGGGAACAGGGTGACCCTCTACCTCGATGTCGATGGCGTGGTGTGCCCATTTGGCCCCACGGGCACCACGCCGTGGGACTCGGCATGGCGTTACACCTTCGCCGGGATGCTGGAAGTCTCCTATGCGGCGGAGCTGGTGACGGCCCTGAACCGGCTGTCTCTGCAGCCCGGACTCCGGTGCGTCTGGCTCACCAGCTGGGAGGAACTGGCGCCCGCCGTACTCTGCCCGGTCACCGGACTGGAGGGAAGCACGTGGCCGGTGCTGACCGCTGACGGGGCGGGCAGCGGCGCGGAATGGTGGAAGCTGGAAGCCATTCAGGCGGATGTGGGCAGGAACACACCGGAGCGGATCATCTGGGTGGACGACCAGCTCGCATTTGAAGGCCGCGCCCAGGCGTGGGCACGGATCCTTGGCCGCCGTGCCTTGCTGGTTTCACCGGACCCCCGGACAGGATTGTCGCCGCGTCAGCTGGAGGCCATCCGCGCCTTCTCCCGGCCCCCGGACCGGCAGGCGTGA
- a CDS encoding inorganic phosphate transporter: MDITFMVALVIALALFFDFTNGFHDTANAMATPIATGAIKPKTAVALAAALNLVGAFLSTEVAKTVSGGIIREGSGGVQITPDIIFAGLMGAILWNMITWLKGLPSSSSHALFGGLIGAAVVGIGFHSVNLETLLQKVILPAIFAPVIAGLVAYVCTRIAYGLTSRHDPETGSKLTQKRGGFRTGQIFTSSLVALAHGTNDAQKTMGIITLVLIAAGTQKPGSGPELWVITACALAIAIGTYAGGWRIIRTMGAGLTEVKPAQGFAAESSTASAILASSHLGFALSTTQVASGSVIGSGMGRRGTTVRWGMVGRIALGWLFTLPAAGIVGALTALLVKTGVVGVVIAAVAGTGAVLYMFLVSRKSQVGHHNAVEVEEAGQAIRFAKKKALARARAAERAKNNNPKGPQR; encoded by the coding sequence GTGGACATCACCTTCATGGTGGCGCTGGTCATTGCGCTGGCATTATTTTTCGACTTCACGAACGGTTTCCACGACACCGCAAACGCGATGGCCACGCCCATTGCCACCGGTGCCATCAAGCCGAAGACTGCGGTTGCCCTTGCGGCGGCCCTGAACCTCGTCGGCGCGTTCCTGTCCACGGAAGTCGCCAAAACGGTCTCGGGGGGCATCATTCGCGAGGGGTCCGGCGGGGTCCAGATCACCCCGGACATCATTTTCGCCGGCCTCATGGGCGCCATCCTCTGGAACATGATCACTTGGCTCAAGGGACTGCCCTCCAGCTCGTCCCATGCGCTGTTCGGCGGCCTCATCGGGGCCGCGGTTGTGGGCATCGGCTTCCACTCCGTCAACCTCGAGACGCTGCTGCAAAAAGTCATTCTGCCCGCCATCTTCGCCCCGGTCATCGCAGGGCTTGTGGCCTACGTCTGCACCCGGATCGCCTACGGCCTCACGTCACGGCATGATCCGGAGACAGGCAGCAAGCTCACGCAGAAGCGCGGCGGCTTCCGGACAGGCCAGATCTTCACCTCCAGCCTGGTGGCGCTGGCCCACGGCACCAACGACGCCCAGAAAACCATGGGCATCATCACCCTCGTACTGATCGCGGCCGGGACGCAGAAGCCCGGCTCGGGCCCGGAGCTGTGGGTGATCACGGCCTGCGCCCTCGCCATCGCCATCGGAACCTACGCCGGCGGCTGGCGCATCATCAGGACCATGGGTGCCGGACTCACCGAGGTGAAGCCCGCCCAGGGCTTCGCGGCCGAGTCGAGCACGGCTTCCGCCATCCTGGCCTCCTCGCACCTGGGCTTTGCCCTGTCCACCACCCAGGTGGCCTCCGGTTCAGTGATCGGTTCCGGCATGGGCCGCAGGGGCACCACGGTGCGCTGGGGCATGGTGGGGCGCATCGCACTCGGGTGGCTCTTCACGCTGCCCGCCGCGGGCATTGTCGGTGCTTTGACCGCACTGCTGGTCAAGACCGGGGTGGTCGGCGTGGTGATTGCGGCAGTGGCCGGCACCGGCGCCGTCTTGTACATGTTCCTGGTATCCCGCAAATCCCAGGTGGGCCACCACAACGCCGTCGAGGTCGAAGAGGCCGGGCAGGCAATCCGCTTCGCGAAGAAGAAGGCCCTCGCCAGGGCACGCGCCGCCGAGCGCGCCAAGAACAACAACCCGAAGGGCCCGCAGCGATGA
- a CDS encoding dihydrofolate reductase family protein translates to MPSVQYYVASSLDGFIATADDDLAWLLQFDGFEGGKESYDAFISGVGCIVMGGTTYGWLMEHEPGNWPYPGTPSWIFTHHEFSAPPGADITFVRGEVTEFIDDLWRDAAGKNIWVVGGGELAAQFAGAGLLDELIVSVIPVVLGGGKRLLPLVQGPTAPLELQEARPQGRGIVELRYRWPGR, encoded by the coding sequence ATGCCCAGTGTCCAGTATTACGTTGCGTCCTCCCTCGACGGCTTCATCGCCACGGCAGACGACGACCTTGCCTGGCTGCTGCAGTTCGACGGCTTCGAAGGCGGCAAGGAAAGCTACGACGCCTTCATATCCGGCGTCGGCTGCATCGTCATGGGCGGGACCACCTACGGGTGGCTGATGGAGCACGAACCCGGCAACTGGCCTTACCCCGGCACGCCCTCCTGGATCTTCACCCACCACGAGTTCAGCGCCCCGCCGGGAGCCGACATCACGTTCGTCCGGGGCGAGGTGACCGAATTCATCGACGACCTCTGGCGTGACGCTGCCGGCAAGAACATCTGGGTGGTGGGCGGCGGCGAGCTCGCCGCCCAGTTCGCCGGCGCCGGCCTCCTGGACGAACTGATCGTCTCGGTCATCCCTGTGGTGCTTGGCGGCGGAAAACGGCTGCTTCCCCTCGTCCAGGGCCCGACGGCGCCACTCGAGTTGCAGGAGGCGCGTCCCCAGGGGCGGGGGATCGTGGAGCTCCGGTACCGCTGGCCTGGCCGCTAG
- a CDS encoding hotdog fold thioesterase: MMDNFTPGPGGEASPTEAGAAADAAIAAPAEVAASVEAQFMKELFEAGVPEHLHEWLADYGIGALVVKMGIRFLEMSPERCVATMPVEGNTQVAGILHGGAHVVLAETLGSFAAGMHAGPGRQALGIEVGATHHRAVSAGTVTGTCTAIHLGRTLTTHEIVMTDEQGRRLSTARITNLIR; this comes from the coding sequence ATGATGGACAATTTCACGCCCGGCCCTGGCGGTGAGGCCAGCCCCACAGAGGCCGGCGCAGCCGCAGACGCGGCCATCGCGGCGCCCGCCGAGGTTGCAGCCTCGGTTGAAGCTCAGTTCATGAAAGAGCTGTTTGAGGCCGGCGTCCCCGAGCACCTGCACGAATGGCTCGCGGACTACGGCATCGGCGCCCTCGTGGTGAAGATGGGGATCCGGTTCCTGGAGATGAGCCCTGAACGGTGCGTTGCCACGATGCCCGTGGAGGGAAATACGCAGGTGGCCGGGATCCTGCACGGCGGCGCGCATGTGGTGCTGGCCGAGACCCTGGGGTCGTTTGCCGCGGGGATGCACGCCGGTCCGGGCCGCCAGGCGCTGGGCATCGAGGTGGGCGCCACGCACCACCGCGCGGTCTCCGCGGGCACGGTAACCGGAACGTGCACGGCCATCCATCTGGGCCGCACGCTGACCACTCACGAGATCGTGATGACCGACGAACAGGGGCGCCGGCTGTCCACGGCGCGCATCACCAACCTCATCCGGTAG